A region of Cucumis melo cultivar AY chromosome 2, USDA_Cmelo_AY_1.0, whole genome shotgun sequence DNA encodes the following proteins:
- the LOC103493968 gene encoding LRR receptor-like serine/threonine-protein kinase FEI 2, which yields MGLFIWVSSFILVATLLSKCSFSLTEDGLTLLEIKSTLNDTKNVLSNWSPTDETPCKWTGISCHPEDSRVSSVNLPFMQLGGIISPSIGKLSRLQRLALHQNGLHGYIPNELANCSELRALYLRANYLQGGIPSNIGNLSYLTILDLSCNSFKGSIPSSIGRLTHLRNLNLSTNFFFGEIPDIGVLSTFGNNSFFGNQGLCGRQVNKPCRTSLGFPVVLPHAESDEAAVPPKRSSHYTKGLLIGAISTAGFVLVILIVFTWTRLVSKKERTAKSYMEVKKQKSRDTSAKLITFHGDLLYPTCEIIEKLEALNETNVVGSGGLGTVYRMVMNDSGAFAVKKIDRTQDGPDQVVERELEILGSIKHINLVKLRGYCRLPSSKLLIYDYLSAGSLDNFLHERGPEQSLDWSARLNIALGSARGLAYLHHDCCPKIVHCNIKSSNILLDENLEPHVSDFGLAKLSVDGDSHVTTVVAGTFGYLAPEYLESGIGTEKSDVYSFGVLLLELVTGKRPSDPFFSKRGVNIVGWLNTLRGEDQLENIVDNRCKNADVETVEAILEIAARCTNGNPTMRPTMNQVLQQLEQEVMSPYPSDYSESHSDYS from the exons ATGGGTCTTTTTATTTGGGTCTCCTCCTTCATTTTAGTAGCTACCCTTTTAAGCAAATGCTCTTTTTCTCTCACTGAAGATG GTTTAACATTGTTGGAAATCAAAAGTACTTTAAATGACACTAAGAACGTCCTCAGTAATTGGAGCCCTACAGATGAAACTCCCTGTAAATGGACTGGTATCTCTTGCCATCCTGAGGACTCTCGTGTCAGCTCGGT TAATCTTCCGTTCATGCAACTAGGAGGGATTATATCTCCCAGCATTGGTAAACTTAGTAGATTGCAGAGACT GGCTCTCCACCAGAACGGCTTACATGGATATATCCCCAATGAACTTGCCAATTGTTCTGAACTTAGAGCTCT GTACTTGAGGGCTAATTATCTTCAAGGAGGCATTCCATCAAATATTGGAAACCTTTCATACCTTACCATACT TGATTTATCTTGCAATTCCTTTAAGGGTAGTATACCATCATCAATTGGTCGTCTTACACACTTGCGGAATCT GAATTTATCTACCAACTTTTTCTTTGGAGAAATCCCAGATATTGGAGTTCTAAGCACCTTTGGTAACAACTC ATTCTTTGGTAATCAAGGTCTTTGTGGTCGACAAGTGAACAAGCCGTGCCGGACTTCACTGGGTTTTCCTGTCGTCTTACCACATGCTGAAAGTGATGAAGCAGCAG tTCCTCCTAAGCGATCCTCTCATTACACCAAAGGACTGTTGATTGGTGCAATATCAACAGCAGGGTTTGTGTTGGTCATACTTATTGTATTCACGTGGACTCGTCTGGTGTCGAAGAAAGAAAGAACTGCAAAGAGTTACATGGAAGTTAAGAAGCAAAAAAGTCGTGATACAA GTGCAAAGCTTATTACATTCCATGGGGATCTACTATATCCAACATGTGAGATCATAGAAAAGCTGGAGGCCCTGAATGAAACAAATGTTGTTGGCTCAGGAGGTCTTGGAACTGTGTATCGAATGGTCATGAATGATTCCGGAGCTTTTGCTGTGAAGAAAATTGATAGGACTCAAGACGGTCCAGACCAAGTAGTTGAAAGAGAATTGGAGATACTGGGTAGCATTAAACACATAAATTTAGTGAAATTGCGTGGTTATTGCAGGCTTCCTTCTTCAAAGCTTCTTATATATGACTATCTGTCGGCTGGTAGCTTGGATAATTTCTTGCATG AACGTGGACCAGAACAGTCATTGGATTGGAGTGCTCGGTTAAACATAGCGTTAGGCTCCGCTCGAGGACTGGCGTACTTACACCACGATTGCTGTCCAAAGATTGTGCACTGCAACATAAAATCCAGCAACATTCTTCTTGACGAGAACTTAGAGCCGCACGTATCTGACTTTGGTCTTGCAAAGCTTTCGGTTGATGGGGATTCCCATGTCACAACTGTTGTTGCTGGCACATTTGGTTATTTGGCTCCAG AATACTTAGAAAGTGGGATAGGAACTGAGAAGTCTGATGTTTATAGCTTTGGAGTTCTCTTGCTGGAGCTTGTAACAGGAAAGAGACCAAGTGATCCATTTTTCTCGAAGAGGGGTGTAAATATTGTTGGTTGG TTGAACACCTTGCGGGGAGAAGACCAATTGGAGAACATAGTCGATAATAGGTGCAAGAATGCAGATGTCGAAACGGTAGAAGCGATTCTCGAAATAGCAGCGAGGTGCACCAATGGCAACCCAACTATGCGGCCTACAATGAACCAAGTACTGCAGCAGCTAGAGCAAGAGGTGATGTCGCCGTATCCGAGTGATTACTCTGAATCTCACTCGGATTATTCATGA